One genomic window of Xanthobacter dioxanivorans includes the following:
- a CDS encoding 1,6-dihydroxycyclohexa-2,4-diene-1-carboxylate dehydrogenase — MVGDRRFENKVALVTGSAQGIGRATAVRLAREGARVFIVDRAADVNAEVAAEIEAAGGSALAFAADLETHAGAEAMVEAALRACGRIDVAVHNVGGTIWSKPFWTYEPEEMEKEIRRSLWPTLWSCRAVIPVMMRQKSGSIVNVGSNATRGIYRVPYSAAKGGVHAMTTCMALELAEHGIRVNAVSPGAIDNGVRAIPRNTAPLSDQEKAWGRQMYEDILSGTPLHRMGTKEEVAATICFFASDEAGYITGQTCFVAGGTVG; from the coding sequence ATGGTGGGAGATAGGCGGTTCGAGAACAAGGTGGCCCTGGTGACCGGCTCGGCCCAGGGCATCGGCCGCGCCACAGCGGTGCGGCTCGCCCGCGAGGGCGCCAGGGTGTTCATCGTGGACCGGGCGGCTGATGTGAACGCCGAAGTCGCCGCGGAGATCGAGGCGGCGGGGGGCAGCGCACTGGCCTTCGCGGCGGACCTGGAGACCCATGCCGGCGCCGAGGCCATGGTGGAGGCCGCGCTCCGGGCCTGCGGACGCATCGACGTCGCCGTGCACAATGTGGGCGGCACCATCTGGTCGAAGCCGTTCTGGACCTATGAGCCCGAGGAGATGGAGAAGGAGATCCGGCGCTCGCTGTGGCCGACCTTGTGGAGCTGCCGTGCCGTGATCCCCGTGATGATGCGGCAGAAAAGCGGGTCCATCGTGAATGTGGGCTCCAACGCCACCCGCGGCATCTATCGCGTGCCCTATTCGGCGGCGAAGGGCGGCGTCCACGCCATGACCACCTGCATGGCGCTGGAGCTCGCCGAGCATGGCATCCGCGTCAACGCCGTCTCGCCCGGCGCCATCGACAACGGGGTGCGCGCCATTCCCCGCAACACCGCTCCGCTGTCCGACCAGGAGAAGGCGTGGGGCAGGCAGATGTACGAGGACATCCTCTCCGGCACGCCGCTGCACCGCATGGGGACCAAGGAGGAGGTGGCGGCCACCATCTGCTTCTTCGCCTCCGACGAGGCCGGCTACATCACCGGCCAGACCTGCTTCGTCGCCGGCGGCACCGTGGGCTGA
- a CDS encoding SRPBCC family protein, whose translation MPSTIRLHRVLATSPEKIYRAFIEADALAKWLPPNGFACTVHHLEAKVGGTFRMSFRNFTTGQSHMFGGEYVELVPGERLRYTDTFDDPNLPGEMQVTVTLKKVSVGTELDITQAGVPDVIPAEACYLGWQESLKNLASLVEPEINQ comes from the coding sequence ATGCCCAGCACCATACGGTTGCACCGCGTTCTGGCGACCAGCCCGGAGAAGATCTATCGCGCGTTCATCGAGGCGGACGCGCTCGCGAAATGGCTGCCGCCCAACGGCTTCGCCTGCACCGTGCATCATCTGGAGGCGAAGGTCGGAGGGACGTTCAGGATGTCCTTCCGGAACTTCACGACGGGCCAGAGCCACATGTTCGGCGGCGAATATGTCGAGCTCGTGCCGGGTGAACGCCTGCGCTACACCGACACGTTCGACGATCCCAACCTGCCCGGCGAGATGCAGGTGACCGTGACGTTGAAGAAGGTGTCGGTCGGCACCGAGTTGGATATCACGCAGGCGGGCGTGCCGGACGTCATTCCGGCCGAGGCTTGTTATCTCGGCTGGCAGGAATCGCTGAAAAATCTAGCGAGCCTTGTCGAGCCCGAGATCAATCAATAG
- a CDS encoding cache domain-containing protein — MPEPAAPPRWRETLSRLRSVRVRLLAIALLPTLLILPAVLAVVVTWWTQQFDRLLISKVNGDLTIARQYLDRLMERSDETLHALGDSVAFARVADRGDPDAMAAFLDQRRRAMGLDFLYVLDAQGRRIAASPAATAGEDAADLWPVERRALNGRASTEIDVFSASQLARLSPELATRAHIALVPTPGAVPTDRAGEDRGMVVHSGTPVNVPGAGRAALVGGLLLNQNLDFIDTINDLVYRSGSLPEGSAGTATLFVDDVRVSTNVRLFEGRRALGTRVSKEVREAVLGEGRVWLDRAFVVNDWYISAYEPVVDSHGRRVGMLYVGFLEAPFLALKRASLAAVAVGFLLVAMVATPVLLRWAAGIFRPLEAMNATIAAVEGGALSARTGVAATSDEIGRVAHHLDAMLDLLQQRDGELRRWTQELDRRVAERTAELQAANAELAATQRQLVMSEKLAAIGEITAGVAHEINNPVAVIQGNLDVARDVLGAAAGPVRTEFNLIDQQVHRITIIVSKLLQFARPAEFAGHLDPVAAGEVIGDTLVLVQHLLSRTEITVTREETATRLVLMNRVEMQQVLINLMVNAIHAMPRVGTLTLRTRDEARGGQAGIRIEVADTGAGIPPERIGRVFDPFFTTKPQGGTGLGLSISYTLVERAGGTMTVESAPGAGTVFSFWLPEARTDFS; from the coding sequence ATGCCTGAGCCGGCCGCGCCGCCGCGCTGGCGGGAGACCCTCTCTCGCCTGCGCTCGGTGCGGGTGCGGCTGCTCGCCATCGCGCTCCTTCCCACGCTCCTCATCCTGCCGGCGGTGCTCGCGGTGGTGGTGACGTGGTGGACGCAGCAGTTCGACCGCCTGCTCATCTCCAAGGTGAACGGCGACCTCACCATCGCTCGCCAGTATCTCGACCGGCTCATGGAGCGCTCCGACGAGACGCTGCATGCGCTGGGCGATTCCGTCGCCTTCGCCCGCGTCGCCGACCGGGGCGATCCCGACGCCATGGCGGCTTTCCTCGATCAGCGGCGGCGGGCGATGGGGCTCGATTTCCTCTACGTCCTCGATGCGCAGGGCCGCCGCATCGCCGCGTCGCCGGCCGCCACGGCGGGGGAGGACGCGGCGGATCTGTGGCCGGTGGAGCGCCGGGCCCTCAATGGCAGGGCCTCCACCGAGATCGACGTCTTCAGCGCCAGCCAGCTCGCCCGCCTGTCGCCGGAGCTGGCGACACGCGCCCATATCGCCCTCGTGCCCACCCCCGGCGCGGTGCCCACCGACCGTGCCGGCGAGGACCGGGGCATGGTGGTGCACTCGGGCACGCCGGTGAATGTTCCCGGCGCCGGCCGCGCGGCCCTGGTCGGCGGCCTCCTGCTCAACCAGAACCTCGATTTCATCGACACCATCAACGATCTCGTCTACCGCTCCGGCAGCCTGCCCGAAGGCAGCGCCGGCACCGCCACCCTGTTCGTGGACGACGTGCGCGTCTCCACCAACGTGCGCCTCTTCGAGGGGCGGCGGGCGCTGGGCACCCGCGTATCGAAGGAGGTGCGCGAGGCGGTCCTCGGCGAGGGCCGCGTCTGGCTCGACCGGGCCTTCGTGGTGAACGACTGGTACATCTCCGCCTACGAGCCGGTGGTGGACAGCCACGGCAGGCGCGTCGGCATGCTCTATGTGGGCTTCCTGGAGGCGCCCTTCCTCGCCCTGAAGCGGGCGAGCCTCGCGGCGGTGGCGGTGGGCTTCCTGCTGGTGGCCATGGTCGCGACCCCGGTGCTGCTGCGCTGGGCCGCGGGCATCTTCCGGCCGCTGGAGGCCATGAACGCCACCATCGCCGCGGTGGAGGGCGGCGCCCTCTCGGCCCGCACCGGGGTCGCCGCCACCTCGGATGAGATCGGCCGGGTCGCCCATCATCTCGACGCCATGCTGGACCTCCTCCAGCAGCGCGACGGCGAGCTGCGCCGCTGGACGCAGGAGCTGGACCGCCGCGTCGCCGAGCGCACGGCGGAGCTTCAGGCGGCCAATGCGGAACTCGCCGCCACCCAACGCCAGCTGGTGATGTCCGAGAAGCTCGCCGCCATCGGCGAGATCACCGCCGGGGTGGCCCACGAGATCAACAACCCGGTGGCGGTGATCCAGGGCAATCTCGACGTGGCCCGCGACGTCCTGGGGGCGGCCGCGGGGCCGGTGCGCACCGAATTCAACCTCATCGACCAGCAGGTCCACCGCATCACCATCATCGTCTCCAAGCTGCTGCAGTTTGCCCGGCCGGCGGAATTCGCGGGCCATCTCGATCCGGTCGCCGCGGGGGAGGTGATCGGCGACACCCTCGTGCTCGTCCAGCATCTACTCTCACGCACCGAGATCACGGTGACGCGGGAGGAGACGGCGACCCGGCTCGTGCTGATGAACCGGGTGGAGATGCAGCAGGTGCTCATCAACCTCATGGTCAACGCCATCCATGCCATGCCGAGGGTGGGGACGCTCACGCTCCGCACCCGCGACGAGGCGCGCGGCGGCCAGGCGGGCATCCGCATCGAGGTGGCGGACACCGGCGCCGGAATTCCGCCGGAGCGCATCGGGCGGGTGTTCGATCCGTTCTTCACCACCAAGCCGCAGGGCGGCACCGGCCTCGGCCTGTCCATCAGCTACACCCTGGTCGAACGGGCCGGGGGCACGATGACGGTGGAGAGCGCGCCTGGCGCCGGCACCGTATTTTCGTTCTGGCTTCCGGAAGCGAGGACGGATTTTTCTTGA
- a CDS encoding sigma-54-dependent transcriptional regulator, translating to MTPIADAPADAAGDIAFSPHLAGASILIVDDEPGMRNFLMRMLASRCRHVAEAADVAAASRLLEATPFDLIILDNIMAGRTGLEWLEELRGSGFYRDVILITAFADLETAIKALRAGAADFVLKPFRSNQILNAIARCLDRGRLLRENFVLKRELKTLPGGGPGIMAGASLSTHAVRSMIERVGPMPTTVLVTGESGTGKEVTARALHTVSPRAAKPFVPVNCAAIAPEIIESELFGHLKGAFTGAASSREGLFFYAQGGTLFLDEVGELPPAMQSKLLRVIEDKKVRPVGAEREIPVDVRLVAATNCDLADAVAQGRFRQDLYYRLNVVNIHLSPLRERAADVAPLARLFMDELSAQLGVAPLGLSDATLRDLARYPWPGNVRELRNVIERSLILGDFPRDVVPGDAEEDEEAFSQALDAVEKAHMLKVLGEAGGNRAEAARRLGVSRKTLDRKLKAWNA from the coding sequence ATGACCCCCATTGCCGACGCCCCGGCCGATGCCGCCGGCGACATCGCCTTCAGCCCGCATCTGGCCGGCGCCTCCATCCTGATCGTGGACGACGAGCCGGGCATGCGGAATTTCCTCATGCGCATGCTCGCCTCAAGGTGCCGCCATGTGGCCGAGGCGGCCGACGTGGCGGCCGCGTCCCGGCTGCTGGAGGCGACGCCCTTCGACCTCATCATCCTCGACAACATCATGGCGGGGCGCACCGGCCTCGAATGGCTGGAGGAGTTGCGCGGTTCCGGCTTCTACCGCGACGTGATCCTGATCACCGCCTTCGCCGACCTGGAGACCGCCATCAAGGCGCTGCGCGCGGGCGCGGCGGACTTCGTGCTGAAGCCGTTCCGCTCCAACCAGATCCTCAACGCCATCGCCCGCTGCCTCGACCGGGGTCGGCTCCTGCGCGAGAACTTCGTGCTCAAGCGGGAGCTGAAGACGCTGCCCGGCGGCGGCCCCGGCATCATGGCGGGGGCGTCCCTGTCCACCCATGCCGTGCGCAGCATGATCGAGCGCGTCGGCCCCATGCCCACCACCGTGCTGGTGACCGGGGAATCCGGCACCGGCAAGGAGGTGACCGCCCGGGCATTGCACACGGTCTCGCCACGCGCGGCAAAGCCGTTCGTGCCGGTGAACTGCGCCGCCATCGCCCCGGAGATCATCGAGAGCGAGCTGTTCGGCCACCTGAAGGGCGCCTTCACCGGCGCCGCCTCCTCCCGCGAGGGGCTGTTCTTCTACGCCCAGGGCGGCACGCTCTTCCTCGACGAGGTGGGCGAGCTGCCCCCCGCCATGCAGTCCAAGCTGCTGCGCGTCATCGAGGACAAGAAGGTGCGCCCGGTGGGCGCCGAGCGCGAGATCCCGGTGGACGTGCGCCTCGTCGCCGCCACCAATTGCGACCTTGCCGACGCCGTGGCGCAGGGCCGCTTCCGCCAGGACCTCTATTACCGCCTCAACGTGGTGAACATCCACCTTTCCCCCCTGCGCGAGCGGGCGGCGGACGTGGCGCCCCTCGCCCGCCTGTTCATGGACGAATTGTCCGCCCAGCTCGGCGTCGCGCCCCTGGGCCTCTCCGATGCGACGCTGCGGGACCTCGCCCGCTATCCCTGGCCGGGCAACGTGCGGGAGCTGCGCAACGTCATCGAGCGCTCGCTGATCCTCGGCGACTTCCCGCGGGACGTGGTGCCCGGCGATGCGGAAGAGGACGAGGAGGCGTTCTCGCAGGCCCTCGACGCAGTGGAGAAGGCCCACATGCTCAAGGTGCTCGGCGAGGCCGGCGGCAACCGGGCCGAGGCGGCGCGGCGCCTCGGCGTCTCGCGCAAGACACTGGACCGCAAGCTGAAGGCCTGGAATGCCTGA
- a CDS encoding OFA family MFS transporter, with protein MTLATYAPPPFLSRERTIASAGFNRWLVPPAALAIHLCIGMAYGFSVFWLPLSRAVGVSKPIACPADMGAVAALFATTCDWQISSLGWMYTLFFVLLGSSAAIWGGWLETAGPRKAGLVSAFCWCGGLVISAAGVYLHQIWMLWLGSGVIGGIGLGLGYISPVSTLIKWFPDRRGMATGMAIMGFGGGAMIGAPLADILMRHFSSPASVGVWQTFLAMAGIYFIFMVGGALGYRVPREGWTPKGWTPPAAAANAMVTHRHVHLNVAWKTPQFWLLWAVLCLNVSAGIGVIGMASPMLQEVFGGKLIGLDLTFSQLDVGQKAQIAAIAAGFTGLLSLCNIGGRFAWASFSDRLGRKMTYAVFFVLGFGLYALVPTTAHMGSVVLFVGAFCIILSMYGGGFATIPAYLADIFGTHMVGAIHGRLLTAWATAGVLGPVLVNYLREYQIASGIPREAAYDQTMYILAGLLVLGLVCNLLVRPVAEHLYMKDDELKKLGKAALAREEAHADFEDFEEEAKDGGTPAAVRSSTPIASGSTPLPVVVLAWLVVGLPLAWGVWITLQKAVILFR; from the coding sequence ATGACCCTTGCCACCTATGCGCCGCCCCCGTTCCTGAGCCGGGAGCGCACCATCGCCTCCGCCGGTTTCAACCGCTGGCTGGTACCACCGGCCGCCCTCGCGATCCATCTGTGCATCGGCATGGCCTACGGCTTCAGCGTGTTCTGGCTGCCGCTCTCCCGCGCGGTGGGGGTGAGCAAGCCCATCGCCTGCCCCGCCGACATGGGCGCCGTCGCGGCGTTGTTCGCCACCACCTGCGATTGGCAGATCTCGTCCCTCGGCTGGATGTACACCCTGTTCTTCGTCCTGCTCGGCTCCTCCGCCGCCATCTGGGGCGGCTGGCTGGAGACGGCCGGCCCACGCAAGGCCGGCCTCGTCTCGGCGTTCTGCTGGTGCGGCGGCCTGGTCATCTCAGCGGCCGGCGTCTACCTGCACCAGATCTGGATGCTGTGGCTCGGCTCCGGCGTCATCGGCGGCATCGGGCTGGGGCTCGGCTACATCTCGCCGGTCTCCACCCTCATCAAGTGGTTCCCCGACCGGCGCGGCATGGCCACCGGCATGGCCATCATGGGCTTCGGCGGCGGCGCCATGATCGGCGCGCCGCTGGCCGACATCCTCATGCGCCACTTCTCCTCGCCCGCCTCGGTGGGCGTGTGGCAGACCTTCCTCGCCATGGCCGGCATCTATTTCATCTTCATGGTCGGCGGCGCGCTGGGCTATCGCGTCCCGCGCGAAGGCTGGACGCCGAAGGGCTGGACGCCTCCCGCCGCCGCCGCCAACGCCATGGTCACCCACCGCCACGTGCACCTGAACGTGGCCTGGAAGACGCCCCAGTTCTGGCTGCTGTGGGCGGTGCTGTGCCTGAACGTGTCGGCCGGCATCGGCGTCATCGGCATGGCCTCGCCCATGCTGCAGGAGGTGTTCGGCGGAAAGCTGATCGGCCTTGACCTCACCTTCTCCCAGCTCGATGTCGGCCAGAAGGCGCAGATCGCCGCCATCGCGGCGGGCTTCACCGGCCTCCTCAGCCTGTGCAACATCGGCGGGCGCTTCGCCTGGGCCTCCTTCTCCGACCGGCTCGGGCGCAAGATGACCTACGCGGTCTTCTTCGTGCTCGGCTTCGGCCTGTATGCGCTCGTGCCGACCACGGCGCACATGGGCTCGGTGGTGCTGTTCGTCGGCGCCTTCTGCATCATCCTGTCCATGTACGGCGGCGGGTTCGCCACCATCCCGGCCTATCTGGCCGACATCTTCGGCACCCACATGGTGGGCGCCATCCACGGCCGCCTGCTCACCGCCTGGGCCACGGCGGGCGTGCTCGGTCCGGTGCTGGTGAACTATCTGCGCGAGTACCAGATCGCCTCCGGCATCCCGCGGGAGGCCGCCTACGACCAGACCATGTACATCCTCGCCGGCCTGCTCGTGCTCGGCCTGGTGTGCAACCTCCTGGTCCGGCCCGTCGCCGAGCATCTCTACATGAAGGACGACGAGCTGAAGAAGCTGGGCAAGGCCGCCCTCGCCAGGGAAGAGGCCCACGCCGACTTCGAGGACTTCGAGGAGGAGGCCAAGGACGGCGGCACCCCCGCGGCCGTGCGCAGCTCGACCCCAATCGCCTCGGGGTCGACGCCCCTGCCGGTCGTGGTGCTGGCCTGGCTGGTGGTGGGCCTTCCCCTCGCCTGGGGCGTGTGGATCACCCTGCAGAAGGCGGTGATCCTGTTCCGCTAG
- a CDS encoding 2-isopropylmalate synthase — protein MSEAPASPAAAPVSAVPVSDRDRVIIFDTTLRDGEQCPGASMTFEEKLEVAELLDEMGVDVIEAGFPIASIGDFESVAEIARRTKRATIAGLSRAALNDIDRCAEAVRHARRGRIHTFLSTSPVHMKYKLQKEPHEVLEMVVASVTRARNHVEDVEWSSEDGTRTEIDFLCRCVEAAIKAGATTINIPDTVGYTTPGEYEALFRTVRERVPNSDKAIFSVHCHDDLGMAVANSLAGLAGGARQIECTVNGIGERAGNAALEELVMAIETRSDVLPYRTGVNTKMLTRASKLVSAVTSFPVQYNKAIVGRNAFAHESGIHQDGMLKHTQTYEIMTPESVGVSKTSLVMGKHSGRAAFRDKLKTMGYELGENALNDAFARFKDLADRKKVVYDEDIEALVDQGIAAAHDRIKLISLSVIAGTRGPQRATMKLEVDGQVKTEEAEGNGPVDATFNAIKALVPHTVKLDLYQVHAVTEGTDAQAEVSVRLEENGKAVTARSADPDTLVASAQAYITALNKLQMKRQSVNPQSAVG, from the coding sequence ATGAGCGAAGCCCCAGCTTCCCCCGCCGCCGCTCCCGTATCCGCAGTGCCTGTCTCGGACCGCGACCGCGTCATCATCTTCGACACCACCCTGCGCGACGGCGAGCAGTGCCCCGGCGCCTCCATGACCTTCGAGGAGAAGCTGGAGGTCGCGGAACTGCTCGACGAGATGGGCGTGGACGTGATCGAGGCCGGCTTCCCCATCGCCTCCATCGGCGATTTCGAGAGCGTCGCCGAGATCGCCCGCCGCACCAAGCGCGCCACCATCGCCGGCCTGTCCCGCGCCGCCCTCAACGACATCGACCGCTGTGCCGAGGCGGTGAGGCACGCCCGCCGCGGGCGCATCCACACCTTCCTCTCCACCTCGCCCGTGCACATGAAGTACAAGCTCCAGAAGGAGCCGCACGAGGTGCTGGAGATGGTCGTCGCCTCCGTCACCCGCGCCCGCAACCATGTGGAGGACGTGGAGTGGTCGTCGGAGGACGGCACCCGCACCGAGATCGATTTCCTCTGCCGCTGCGTGGAAGCCGCCATCAAGGCGGGCGCCACCACCATCAACATCCCCGATACGGTGGGCTACACCACGCCGGGCGAGTACGAGGCCCTGTTCCGCACCGTGCGCGAGCGGGTGCCCAACTCGGACAAGGCCATCTTCTCGGTGCACTGCCACGACGACCTCGGCATGGCGGTGGCCAACTCCCTGGCCGGCCTCGCCGGCGGCGCCCGGCAGATCGAGTGCACCGTCAACGGCATCGGCGAGCGCGCGGGCAATGCGGCGCTCGAGGAATTGGTGATGGCCATCGAGACGCGCAGCGATGTGCTGCCGTATCGCACGGGCGTGAACACCAAGATGCTCACCCGGGCCTCCAAGCTCGTGTCGGCGGTGACGTCGTTCCCGGTGCAGTACAACAAGGCCATCGTCGGCCGGAACGCCTTCGCCCATGAGAGCGGCATCCACCAGGACGGCATGCTCAAGCACACCCAGACCTACGAGATCATGACGCCGGAGAGCGTCGGCGTCTCCAAGACCTCGCTGGTCATGGGCAAGCATTCCGGCCGCGCCGCCTTCCGCGACAAGCTGAAGACCATGGGCTACGAGCTGGGCGAGAACGCCCTCAATGACGCCTTCGCCCGCTTCAAGGACCTCGCCGACCGCAAGAAGGTGGTCTACGACGAGGACATCGAGGCGCTGGTGGACCAGGGCATCGCCGCCGCCCACGACCGCATCAAGCTCATTTCCCTGTCGGTCATCGCCGGCACCCGCGGGCCGCAGCGCGCCACCATGAAGCTGGAGGTGGACGGCCAGGTGAAGACGGAGGAGGCCGAAGGCAACGGCCCGGTGGACGCCACCTTCAACGCCATCAAGGCGCTGGTGCCGCACACGGTCAAGCTCGACCTCTACCAGGTGCATGCGGTGACCGAGGGCACTGACGCGCAGGCGGAAGTTTCGGTGCGGCTGGAGGAGAACGGCAAGGCGGTGACGGCCCGCTCGGCCGACCCGGACACGCTGGTCGCCTCCGCCCAGGCCTACATCACCGCCCTCAACAAGCTGCAGATGAAGCGGCAGAGCGTGAACCCGCAGAGCGCCGTGGGCTGA
- a CDS encoding flagellar export protein FliJ has translation MRISRHLLATVALTLSLPPVAALPVAAPAMAQGAGQDAGRAAGDRQRVNVDIFYGPLAEHGTWVQHPDYQYVWIPSGLDSSWRPYQEGRWIWTDDHGWYWDSAEPFAWAVYHYGRWGYDPAYGWFWVPGDTWAPAWVTWRRGGGHTGWAPIAPDGRGFAYGAPRVMDPPVAESWVFVEDRYIAEPDLAVRVSPIGEIGAWLRNDPQIYRPVYRDGMVTTRFVDRAVFEPVAGTRIVTRQVVFVDGYGDEFDDASGARIGIYGPSIGTDRRIPVPPRFEREIRQNQRVLVRDYVRDPVPALLAPSAALLSVITPDQRRTLRDRRWSGDDRAYRQEMDTLRQGQRDRLQQEIQQATRNEREMQQRRLEALRARSEKLHGLVEQRQQRAQQVMDRMERERPNALPPARAGGGPAPQDRPAPGATPAPPGSPRPADGRPAVPPPGAQSPGAQSPGRPSPAPSPAGTPARQPDAPTTPPDRPTPPPGATDPATAPPRSGRPEQNEREAQPDRPRQPQAAPPAAPGDRRPPDAGTDRPARERPPAPDRPAPSRPERPQAPPRTGTDAPDRAPAPAARDRPAAPERPATPERPAAPERPAAAPGPQGDTPRAPQGAAPGGAPQARPVPAERPAPAERPAAPQARPQGTPQPSPQGGAPGAPGAGETPRGQ, from the coding sequence ATGCGAATTTCACGACATCTCCTGGCGACCGTCGCCCTTACCCTGAGCCTGCCCCCGGTCGCCGCCTTGCCCGTTGCCGCGCCGGCAATGGCGCAGGGGGCCGGACAGGACGCGGGACGGGCCGCGGGCGACCGGCAGCGGGTGAACGTCGACATCTTCTACGGTCCGCTCGCCGAGCACGGGACCTGGGTGCAGCACCCCGACTACCAATATGTGTGGATCCCGTCCGGACTCGATTCGAGCTGGCGGCCCTACCAGGAGGGACGCTGGATCTGGACCGATGACCATGGGTGGTACTGGGATTCGGCCGAGCCCTTCGCCTGGGCCGTGTACCATTATGGCCGCTGGGGCTACGACCCGGCCTATGGCTGGTTCTGGGTGCCCGGCGATACCTGGGCACCGGCCTGGGTGACGTGGCGGCGCGGCGGCGGACATACCGGCTGGGCGCCCATCGCCCCGGACGGGCGCGGCTTCGCCTATGGCGCGCCCCGCGTCATGGACCCGCCGGTGGCGGAAAGCTGGGTGTTCGTGGAGGACCGCTACATCGCCGAGCCTGACCTCGCCGTGCGGGTCTCGCCCATCGGCGAGATCGGCGCGTGGCTGCGCAACGATCCGCAGATCTACCGTCCGGTCTATCGCGACGGGATGGTGACCACCCGCTTCGTCGATCGCGCGGTGTTCGAGCCCGTCGCCGGCACGCGGATCGTCACCCGGCAGGTGGTGTTCGTGGACGGCTATGGCGACGAGTTCGACGATGCCAGTGGTGCGCGGATCGGCATTTACGGGCCGTCCATCGGCACCGACCGACGCATCCCCGTGCCGCCCCGCTTCGAGCGGGAGATCCGGCAGAACCAGCGCGTCTTGGTGCGCGACTATGTGCGCGATCCGGTTCCGGCGCTGCTCGCCCCGTCCGCCGCCCTGCTCTCGGTCATCACCCCCGACCAGCGGCGCACCCTGCGCGACCGCCGCTGGTCCGGCGACGACCGGGCCTACCGGCAGGAGATGGATACCCTGCGCCAGGGCCAGCGCGACCGGCTGCAACAGGAGATCCAGCAGGCGACGCGCAACGAGCGCGAGATGCAGCAGCGCCGCCTGGAAGCGCTTCGCGCGCGCAGCGAGAAGTTGCACGGCCTTGTGGAACAGCGCCAGCAGCGGGCGCAGCAGGTGATGGACCGCATGGAGCGCGAGCGCCCCAATGCGCTGCCGCCGGCCCGTGCCGGAGGCGGCCCCGCGCCACAGGACCGGCCCGCGCCGGGCGCGACGCCCGCACCGCCCGGTTCGCCGCGGCCGGCAGACGGACGGCCAGCCGTCCCGCCGCCCGGAGCCCAGTCTCCCGGAGCCCAGTCTCCCGGGCGCCCCTCCCCGGCGCCTTCGCCCGCCGGCACGCCGGCGCGCCAGCCCGATGCCCCGACGACGCCCCCCGACCGGCCGACGCCTCCCCCCGGCGCCACCGATCCGGCCACGGCACCGCCCCGCAGCGGGCGACCGGAACAGAATGAGCGCGAGGCGCAGCCTGATCGTCCGCGCCAGCCCCAGGCCGCCCCGCCGGCCGCGCCCGGCGATCGTCGCCCGCCTGATGCCGGAACCGATCGTCCGGCCCGCGAGCGCCCCCCTGCGCCGGATCGTCCGGCCCCGTCGCGTCCGGAGCGGCCGCAGGCGCCGCCGCGCACGGGCACCGATGCCCCGGACCGCGCACCGGCACCCGCCGCGCGAGACCGGCCGGCGGCGCCCGAGAGGCCCGCGACCCCAGAACGGCCTGCGGCGCCTGAGAGGCCTGCGGCGGCGCCTGGCCCGCAAGGCGACACGCCGCGCGCTCCCCAGGGTGCAGCTCCCGGCGGTGCGCCACAGGCACGGCCCGTCCCGGCGGAGCGTCCGGCGCCCGCCGAGCGTCCCGCCGCGCCCCAGGCTCGCCCCCAGGGCACCCCGCAGCCGAGCCCGCAGGGCGGCGCCCCCGGCGCCCCCGGCGCCGGGGAAACGCCGCGCGGGCAATAG